From Gammaproteobacteria bacterium, one genomic window encodes:
- the rpoD gene encoding RNA polymerase sigma factor RpoD, translated as MDKSQQKSQLKQLIAHGKEQGYLTYAEVNDHLPPDIIDSDQIEDIIQMINDMGIQVHEEAPDDPLLMMNDSAVDDDEVEETAAVLASVDAEFGRTTDPVRMYMREMGTVELLTREGEIEIAVRIEEGLQQVAAAIAEFPDTIAKLLDAFDRWQAGEMRLTDIVTGFVNDDGDAPNVSGAEHVGSELSEDDLDDDDDDADDEDPTGPNPEEAREKFIELRQRYDKYIEALNKYGRAHKTTKKRLEEMLALFSTFRLVPKMFDSLVSNLREIMDEVRVQERLIMKMCVDQAGMPRRTFIATFPGNETNPNWLAEHLEAGESYSERLQEFAEDIMRAQKKLRQIEEKCSLTVAEIKEANRKMSIGEARARRAKKEMVEANLRLVISIAKKYTNRGLQFLDLIQEGNIGLMKAVDKFEYRRGYKFSTYATWWIRQAITRSIADQARTIRIPVHMIETINKLNRISRQMLQEMGREPQPEELAERMGMPEEKIRKVLKIAKEPISMETPIGDDEDSHLGDFIEDQVTESPIDAATRESLKETTREVLAGLTAREAKVLRMRFGIDMNTDHTLEEVGKQFDVTRERIRQIEAKALRKLRHPSRSEKLRSYLED; from the coding sequence ATGGATAAGTCGCAGCAAAAGTCGCAACTCAAGCAACTCATCGCACATGGCAAAGAGCAGGGTTACCTGACTTACGCAGAGGTCAATGACCATCTGCCACCAGACATTATCGATTCCGATCAAATTGAAGACATTATTCAAATGATCAATGACATGGGGATTCAGGTGCATGAAGAAGCACCAGATGACCCACTGTTAATGATGAATGACTCTGCCGTCGATGATGATGAAGTGGAGGAAACGGCTGCGGTACTTGCTTCGGTTGATGCCGAGTTTGGACGCACCACCGACCCAGTGCGTATGTATATGCGGGAAATGGGTACGGTTGAACTTTTAACCCGTGAAGGCGAGATTGAAATTGCAGTGCGCATTGAAGAAGGCCTTCAGCAGGTTGCGGCAGCCATTGCGGAGTTTCCAGACACCATTGCCAAATTGCTTGATGCTTTTGATCGCTGGCAAGCTGGCGAAATGCGATTGACGGATATTGTCACTGGATTCGTCAACGATGATGGCGATGCACCGAACGTGTCCGGTGCCGAGCATGTTGGCTCGGAGCTTTCGGAGGATGATCTTGATGATGACGACGATGACGCAGACGATGAAGATCCTACCGGGCCGAATCCAGAAGAAGCACGGGAAAAGTTCATCGAACTGCGCCAGCGGTATGACAAGTATATCGAAGCGCTGAACAAGTACGGGCGTGCGCACAAGACCACGAAAAAGCGCCTCGAAGAGATGTTGGCGCTATTTTCGACATTCCGCCTCGTGCCTAAGATGTTCGACAGTTTGGTGTCGAATTTGCGGGAAATCATGGACGAAGTGCGCGTACAGGAGCGTTTGATTATGAAAATGTGTGTCGATCAGGCAGGCATGCCGAGACGCACTTTTATCGCCACATTCCCGGGCAATGAGACCAATCCGAATTGGCTTGCTGAGCACCTTGAGGCTGGCGAGTCATATTCTGAACGCCTGCAGGAATTTGCGGAAGACATTATGCGTGCCCAGAAAAAACTCCGCCAAATTGAAGAGAAATGCAGCTTGACCGTGGCCGAAATTAAAGAAGCCAACCGCAAGATGTCGATTGGTGAGGCGAGAGCCCGGCGCGCCAAAAAGGAAATGGTCGAAGCGAATCTGCGCTTGGTGATCTCGATTGCGAAAAAATATACCAACCGAGGCTTGCAATTCCTTGATCTGATTCAAGAGGGCAATATTGGTTTGATGAAAGCGGTCGACAAATTTGAATATCGCCGCGGTTACAAATTCTCGACCTATGCGACTTGGTGGATTCGGCAGGCAATCACTCGTTCCATTGCAGATCAGGCGCGCACCATTCGAATTCCTGTGCATATGATCGAAACGATCAACAAGCTGAACCGAATCTCGCGCCAAATGCTCCAGGAAATGGGGCGTGAACCACAGCCAGAGGAATTGGCCGAACGTATGGGCATGCCCGAAGAAAAAATCCGTAAGGTGCTCAAGATAGCCAAAGAGCCAATTTCGATGGAAACACCGATTGGCGATGATGAAGATTCGCATCTTGGCGATTTTATCGAAGATCAGGTGACGGAATCGCCCATTGATGCAGCCACTCGGGAAAGCCTGAAGGAGACGACGCGAGAGGTGCTGGCTGGCCTCACCGCACGAGAGGCGAAAGTGCTTCGCATGCGCTTTGGCATTGACATGAATACCGATCATACCTTGGAAGAGGTCGGTAAGCAGTTCGACGTGACGCGTGAGCGTATTCGTCAAATCGAAGCCAAGGCACTGCGCAAACTGCGTCACCCTTCTCGTTCTGAAAAGCTGAGAAGCTATCTCGAGGACTAG
- a CDS encoding DNA primase, giving the protein MARRIPQSFIDDLLARTDLVALIGERIPLKKSGRNHMACCPFHNEKTPSFSVSEDKQLYHCFGCGESGNAISFLMAYDRLDFVSAIEELAARIGVDVPRDAQDGPDLRPLYALLHTCQKFYREQLQSSEGQAARDYLAQRGIGPQTMERFAIGYAPAGWDRLATKVGIDRETRRQLQLAGMLVVRDGKTYDRFRQRVMFPIRNRRGQVVGFGGRVFNGGEPKYLNSPETPIFHKGREVYGLYEALQANRRLERLIVVEGYMDVVALAESGITNAVATLGTAMSQEHFSLLFRHTNRIVICFDGDSAGQKAAWRALETVLPEIRDGREVRFLTLPAGEDPDSWVRTHGAEQFIDAINKAPVLSEYLVGRLAQLCDLDTVDGRARLAALARPMLEKISDPVYKSLLASQIEEVVGTAIIKRERTTVDRRRGEKSRVRKKPLVMTPLRRVVAFLLVKPTLAAECGDWGWLSELSMPGLEVLHNVVESIQSVKTPNTAVILERFREAPEYQALKRLLGWAEHVPETILDDEFYAALKALKASARTQKLDELMAAAKERSLTPEEKALLKRLLSQPDVHK; this is encoded by the coding sequence ATGGCACGCCGAATTCCACAAAGTTTCATTGATGATTTGCTTGCCCGCACCGATCTGGTGGCGCTGATAGGTGAGCGCATCCCGCTCAAAAAGTCAGGCCGCAATCATATGGCGTGCTGCCCTTTTCATAACGAAAAAACCCCGTCGTTTAGCGTCAGCGAAGACAAGCAGCTGTATCATTGTTTCGGTTGTGGCGAAAGCGGCAATGCCATTAGTTTTTTAATGGCCTATGACCGCCTTGATTTTGTCTCTGCCATTGAAGAATTGGCAGCGCGCATTGGAGTGGACGTCCCGAGGGATGCGCAGGATGGCCCTGATCTTCGACCACTCTATGCGCTGCTGCACACTTGCCAGAAGTTTTATAGAGAACAACTTCAATCATCGGAAGGGCAGGCCGCACGTGATTATTTAGCGCAGCGTGGCATCGGTCCGCAGACTATGGAAAGGTTTGCAATTGGTTATGCGCCTGCAGGTTGGGACCGCCTCGCCACAAAAGTGGGCATCGATCGGGAGACGCGTCGCCAATTGCAACTGGCTGGCATGCTCGTGGTGCGCGACGGCAAGACCTATGATCGTTTTCGTCAACGGGTCATGTTTCCAATTCGCAATCGACGTGGGCAGGTGGTTGGCTTTGGCGGGCGGGTATTCAACGGTGGTGAACCAAAATATTTAAACTCTCCCGAAACCCCGATTTTTCACAAGGGAAGAGAGGTTTATGGTTTGTATGAAGCCCTGCAAGCCAACCGACGCCTTGAACGGTTGATTGTGGTGGAAGGGTATATGGATGTTGTGGCATTGGCCGAATCCGGCATCACCAATGCCGTGGCCACACTAGGGACGGCGATGTCGCAGGAACATTTCTCGTTATTGTTTCGGCACACCAATCGGATCGTAATTTGTTTTGATGGAGATAGTGCCGGTCAGAAAGCGGCATGGCGAGCGTTGGAAACCGTTTTGCCAGAGATTCGCGATGGCCGGGAAGTCAGGTTTCTCACGTTGCCAGCAGGTGAGGATCCGGACAGTTGGGTCCGCACCCATGGGGCTGAACAGTTTATCGATGCCATCAACAAGGCGCCTGTGCTTTCCGAGTATCTCGTGGGTCGATTGGCGCAGTTATGTGATTTGGACACTGTGGATGGACGGGCTCGCTTAGCGGCACTTGCCCGACCCATGCTTGAGAAAATTTCCGATCCCGTCTATAAATCGCTGCTTGCCAGCCAAATTGAGGAAGTTGTCGGCACGGCAATTATTAAGCGGGAGCGCACAACGGTCGATAGGCGAAGGGGCGAAAAGTCCCGCGTGCGCAAAAAGCCCTTGGTGATGACTCCGCTTCGTCGAGTCGTCGCTTTCTTGTTGGTGAAACCGACTTTGGCCGCAGAGTGTGGTGACTGGGGCTGGCTGTCGGAGTTGTCGATGCCGGGTTTGGAGGTGCTTCATAACGTGGTGGAAAGCATTCAGAGCGTGAAGACACCGAATACGGCGGTGATCCTTGAACGTTTCCGCGAAGCGCCTGAGTATCAAGCGTTGAAACGTCTTCTTGGCTGGGCAGAACACGTGCCGGAAACCATTCTTGATGACGAGTTTTACGCCGCGCTCAAAGCGCTGAAAGCCAGCGCACGAACGCAAAAGCTTGATGAACTGATGGCAGCGGCGAAGGAGAGAAGTCTTACACCTGAAGAAAAAGCGTTATTGAAGCGGTTACTATCGCAACCCGACGTGCACAAATAA
- a CDS encoding GatB/YqeY domain-containing protein, whose product MMLSERIKEDMKSAMRAKDKVRLGAIRMILSAFKQYEVDEQAPVTDEVALKLLDKMLKQRRDSVAQYEQAGREDLAEKERAEMAVIQSYLPAPLSSEELEQLIDAAISETGAETVRDMGRVMNVLRPKIQGRADMGQVGQLVKQKLN is encoded by the coding sequence ATGATGCTGAGCGAGCGGATTAAGGAAGATATGAAAAGCGCCATGCGTGCCAAAGACAAGGTGCGACTTGGCGCTATTCGTATGATTTTGTCCGCTTTCAAGCAGTATGAGGTCGATGAACAGGCGCCGGTGACTGACGAGGTGGCGCTGAAACTTCTCGACAAGATGCTGAAGCAGCGCCGCGATTCTGTGGCGCAATATGAGCAGGCAGGACGAGAAGATTTGGCCGAGAAAGAGCGTGCCGAAATGGCTGTGATTCAGTCTTACCTCCCGGCCCCTTTGTCCTCTGAAGAACTAGAGCAGTTGATTGATGCCGCTATTTCGGAAACCGGCGCCGAAACAGTGCGTGATATGGGGCGCGTGATGAATGTGTTACGTCCTAAAATACAAGGCCGTGCCGATATGGGGCAAGTTGGCCAGCTCGTCAAGCAGAAATTGAACTAA
- a CDS encoding 30S ribosomal protein S21, translating to MPQVRIKENEPFDMALRRFKRACEKAGILSEVRRREFYEKPTAERKRKRAAAIKRALKKRQREEARQIRLY from the coding sequence ATGCCACAAGTACGCATTAAGGAAAACGAACCATTTGATATGGCCTTGCGTCGATTCAAACGCGCCTGTGAAAAGGCCGGTATCTTGTCTGAAGTTCGTCGTCGTGAGTTTTATGAAAAGCCGACGGCCGAGCGTAAGCGTAAGCGCGCCGCAGCGATTAAGCGTGCATTGAAAAAGCGTCAACGCGAAGAAGCGCGCCAAATTCGCCTGTACTAA
- a CDS encoding STAS/SEC14 domain-containing protein: MTMERHGISVGIERYGDKILMTFTVVGRLTHEDYEMMTPLIDSALSGVQSPIVDALIDVRALEGWELRAAWDDFKLGLKHGRKFRRCAVVGQQKWMEWAVKVSNWFISGECRVFETVDDALRWLSQTD; encoded by the coding sequence ATGACTATGGAGCGTCACGGCATTAGTGTTGGTATTGAGCGCTACGGCGACAAAATCCTGATGACTTTCACGGTAGTGGGACGACTCACACATGAAGACTATGAAATGATGACGCCGCTGATTGATTCCGCCCTGTCTGGGGTTCAGTCACCCATTGTTGATGCGTTGATCGATGTCCGGGCACTAGAAGGTTGGGAGCTCAGAGCCGCTTGGGATGATTTTAAATTGGGCCTCAAACACGGGCGTAAATTTCGCCGATGTGCGGTGGTTGGACAACAAAAGTGGATGGAGTGGGCGGTGAAGGTGTCCAACTGGTTTATCTCCGGCGAATGTCGGGTATTTGAAACCGTTGACGATGCCTTACGCTGGTTGAGTCAAACGGATTGA
- a CDS encoding glutamate--ammonia ligase, whose amino-acid sequence MSSAKDIIEMIRENDVKFVDLRFTDTKGKEQHVTIPAMRLTEEQLEAGKMFDGSSIAGWKGINESDMVLMPDFASAYLDPFAEEATLNLVCDVLEPSTLTGYERDPRSVAKRAEAYLKSTGIADQAFFGPEPEFFLFDDVRFHSDMSGAFYKVDSAEAVWNRGREYEDGNLGHRPGVKGGYFPVPPVDSGYDIRSTMCLILEELGIETEAHHHEVATAGQNELATRFNSLVRKADELQILKYVVHNVAHAYGKTATFMPKPVVGDNGSGMHCHQSLSKDGKNIFAGNGYAGLSDEALYYIGGIIKHARALNAFTNASTNSYKRLVPGFEAPVMLAYSARNRSASIRIPHVDSPKARRIEVRFPDPTANPYLAFAAMLMAGIDGILNKIHPGDPMDKDLYDLPPEEAKAIPTVASSLEQALEALDQDRDFLKAGGVFSDDLIDAYIELKRAEVERLNMTTHPVEFEMYYSV is encoded by the coding sequence ATGTCATCAGCAAAAGATATCATTGAAATGATTCGTGAAAACGATGTGAAGTTCGTGGATCTTCGTTTTACCGATACCAAGGGCAAGGAGCAGCATGTCACGATTCCGGCAATGCGTTTAACCGAAGAACAACTTGAAGCTGGAAAAATGTTTGATGGTTCTTCGATCGCGGGCTGGAAAGGGATTAATGAGTCTGACATGGTGCTGATGCCAGATTTTGCTTCAGCGTACTTGGATCCTTTTGCTGAAGAGGCCACTCTGAATTTGGTCTGCGACGTTCTGGAACCAAGCACTTTGACTGGCTATGAACGTGACCCGCGTTCTGTGGCCAAGCGCGCTGAAGCGTATCTGAAATCCACTGGCATTGCGGATCAGGCATTTTTTGGCCCGGAGCCGGAATTTTTCCTGTTTGATGACGTGCGTTTTCACTCAGACATGTCTGGGGCCTTCTACAAAGTAGATTCGGCCGAGGCTGTCTGGAATCGGGGGCGCGAATACGAGGACGGCAACTTGGGGCATCGCCCGGGCGTCAAAGGCGGCTACTTCCCTGTGCCACCAGTTGATTCGGGCTACGACATTCGCTCGACAATGTGTCTCATCTTGGAAGAATTGGGGATTGAGACCGAAGCGCACCACCATGAGGTGGCGACGGCAGGACAAAACGAGTTGGCAACCCGTTTTAATTCGCTGGTCCGTAAAGCCGACGAGCTCCAAATTCTTAAATATGTCGTGCACAATGTCGCGCATGCTTATGGTAAGACGGCCACCTTTATGCCTAAGCCCGTAGTGGGTGATAACGGCAGTGGAATGCATTGCCACCAGTCGTTGTCGAAAGACGGAAAAAATATTTTTGCGGGCAATGGCTATGCCGGGTTGTCTGATGAAGCCCTTTATTACATCGGTGGCATCATCAAGCATGCACGTGCACTGAATGCGTTTACCAATGCGTCCACCAATAGCTATAAGCGACTGGTGCCTGGTTTTGAAGCTCCGGTGATGTTGGCTTATTCAGCTCGCAACCGGTCTGCTTCGATCCGTATTCCGCACGTAGATTCACCCAAAGCGCGCCGAATTGAAGTGCGTTTCCCAGACCCGACGGCGAATCCATATCTGGCATTTGCGGCGATGCTGATGGCTGGCATCGACGGCATTTTAAACAAGATTCACCCGGGTGATCCGATGGATAAAGACCTTTATGATCTGCCGCCAGAAGAAGCCAAGGCCATCCCGACAGTGGCCAGCTCGCTTGAACAGGCGCTGGAGGCGCTCGATCAGGATCGTGACTTCCTGAAAGCGGGCGGGGTGTTCAGTGATGATCTCATTGATGCTTATATCGAACTCAAACGAGCGGAAGTGGAGCGTCTCAATATGACCACACATCCGGTTGAGTTCGAGATGTACTACAGCGTGTAA